The Zonotrichia albicollis isolate bZonAlb1 chromosome 21, bZonAlb1.hap1, whole genome shotgun sequence genome segment cagcagggccagggccgGTTctttccctgtcctgctgccccgCACATGACCCGGGTGATTTCCTCGTGCTCCTGCCCCCTGGGTTCATGGTCATTTAGAGTCGGGACATTAATTAGTCACGTTTACATTGGTGGTTCAGTGCCACGTTCCTGTGCCCCGCAGTGGTTTCCAGATGGGTAAACTGAAGGTAAAATTCAGCTTGAATGTGTTAGAAAGCACAGGGATTCCCAGAATTAAAGCTGAACATTCTGCTGTTGATCTTGGATTGTTGGTGTTGTTGTGAAAATGCATCTAAGTCctaataagaattttttttatttctttttttagctAAAAGAAGAGAATGCTATCTTGAGAAACAAGATCAAGAAGCTTCAGATTCTGTCTGAAACTCAAGCAGACAAGTATGTGAGAAGAAATCATTTTCCACAAAACCATGAGATTCTTGATCCCTTCCCAGAATTTCCCTCCTCAAGTATTTAATGGTACAAGTACTTACTGTGTGccatcctttattttttttaaggatgAGGAAGCTTGAGAAGAAGctagaggaaaacaaaatcaaagaagagaaggaagcaCAGGATTTGGAAGCCATGGTGCAGCACGTGGAGCAGAATCTGCAGCTGATGACTGTGAGTGTTGGCTTTAGGTTGAGCTCAGatgtcaggaagaaattctcccCTGTCAGGGTGGGGAAGTTCTGCAGATCCCAGAAAGGAGCAgtgagaagggaaggagggagctgtTCCTACATCCTAAAACATTCAGAACACAGTGTGGTGTAACACAAACCTATCCCTCCAAGTTCTGTGCTGGAATCACTCGTTCCCCTGTGGCTCAAGCTGCCTgggttattattattattattttatctttactattattaatattaattgcAATAATAAATTTGATCGTCATTATTATTAGCATAATCAcataataatttattatatatagcagcattatattttattatatataataatatacaaTAGTATTAGGGTATAATAATAGTTGCTATAATTATGTGTATTAATATTATAaacattattaatattattatcaTTTCAATAATCTCTGTTCTGTTGCAGAAAAGGGCTGCCAAGGCTGAGAACAGTGCTGCCAAACTGAGGCAGGAGAATGCACAGCTGCAGgtacagcagcactgctggggctgcagggacacatgtCAGAGCTGAGCCAGTGCAAAGGATTTTGCAGGCTCTGAGGAAAATGCTGGGTGTGTTTTTAGGCTTGGGAGTTGTGTCCTGGCAGAGGCTGGGAGAGCCTGGATGGTGCAGTGGTGAGGAGAAATGGCCAGAAACTGAAATGAGGAAGAATTTCCTTCCATGGAGGgtggcagagccctggagcaAACTGCCCAGGGAATTTAGGGAATCTCTTTCTCTGGAGACACCCAAACCCAGCTGGAATTGTTCCTGCCACACTTCCTTAGCAGGGCTTGGGCTGGATACATCCAGAGCTCTTTCCAACCCTAATGATTCTGGGCAGACactccctgcaggcagctggcTCTGGACTCCAGCCCTGTTTATTGCATTGTTTATTGCACTGTTATCGCATTGTTTGTTGTATTCCCTCGTGTCAGTCAATGATTACATCCCAGCCCATCAGCAGCTATGGGAATGCACCATTAGCTGCAGAGTATCTGCCGCGGTTCCGGGGTGGTTCCTCACGGATTCTGCCCTCACCCAGGCGGAGCTGAGGAATTCccggctggagcaggaggagctgcggGCGGGGTTGGCCGCGGCCAAGCAGAACGCGGAGGCggcgctgcagcagctgctgcggGTGACAGCCAGCTCCAGGGCATCCATCAGGTCAGCTGCGCTGGGACAGCCCCACCGACCCCCTCCTGACACACAGATAAACCTTCTCAGGGGGTTTTAGGGGTAAAATTCAGGGGTTTGTGTTCTGTGccgcaggagctgctctgtgtttcCTTCAAGTGTAAACATAAGTGGGAAGTGGGAGTTTCCAGTCCTGATAAAATGCTGCTTGATAAATCACAGAATGTGGGGAAACTCCCCCAAAGCTGCCTGGCTGCCTGTCCCCACGTGTAACCCTGCATCTCTCCCCCTCAGGCAGCTGCTGTCTGGAGCAGAATCCCTGCAGCTCGTGGCTGATCTCCTGAAATCCATAGACAGAATCTCTGAGGTGTCAGAGGATGGACACTGAGTGACTCACACAGCACGGAGCACTTTGTTTTCATATGGAAACCATTACtaaaaaatgatttttttaatacttgGCCTCATTTTGATGCGTCAAACTGCAGACCTGGCTTCTCCATCACCTCCCAAGAGATCCCTGAACCGGaaagggagcagctcctgcggggccgggagcgcgGCCCCTCCTCCCCGGGCACCCGCAAATCCCCGGGCGGCTTTGGTTGCGGCTCCCGCTGCCCTTCGGTGCTCGGAGGGGGAAAGCCGGTGTCCCGGTGTCATTGAAGGCCGTGCCGCGGTGTCCCGGTGCCATTGATGGCCATGTCCGGGTACCATTTGAATGCCGTGTCTCGGTGTCCAGGTACCATTTGAAGGCCATGTCCGGGCACCATTTGAAGGCCGTGTCTCGGTGTCCAGGTACCATTTGAAGGCCATGTCCGGGCACCATTTGAAGGCCGTGTCCCGGTGCTATTGATGGCCGTGTCCCGCTGTCCCGGTCCCGTCCCGGGCCGATCTCTGCGCGTCCCGCGACCGCCCCCTGGCCGTGCACGTGCGCCGGGCCCCGTCCTGATTGGCTGTGCAGTGTCACGTGTCCGATCAGCTGACCAGCGCTCGCAGCAGGGATTGGCGGAGCGGAGGGCGGGCCAGGAGCGGCGCTGCCGCCATGTCCCGCGGGCCGGGCTCGGCCGGGCCCCTGCGCTCTCCTCAGGGCCTGGAGCTGGATGCGGAGCGGGAGAGGATCCGCCGCGAGATCGAGCAGCTGGAGCGCAGCCTGCAGCCCGGCGGGACCGGCATCCAGCTGGCCCTGTGCGACACCACCCTCAGCTCCGGTACGGCTCCGGGGGGCTCGGGGCGCTCCCCGCCGCTTTGCGCGTTCCCTCTGCAGCCAGAACCGGCAGCGGTGAAACGGCGGGGCCCAGGAGGCCTCACAGAGCGCTGTGTGAGCCGCAGCGTGCCCAGCTCGGTGTGCGGAGCCCGGAGCGCTCGGTGccggcgggagcggcgctgcCCGAGCGGCTGCACCCCGGTCCTGCGGTTCCTGCGGGCGCTGCGGCTCCGGGACCCGGCCCGCAGTCTGTGCCACCCCCGGCCGGTGccaaggctgtgctctcttGCCTCGGagctgtccctgggctctcaCCTGGAGCCTCTCATGTGCAGCTCCACCAAAGCTTACCCAAAGCTGTTCTCCAGAACAACAAcgaacaaaaacaaaaagcataAATAGACTATAACAACGCGCTTTTTACATGACTGCGTTGTCAGTATCCAAACCCACTGATGGTCGTGTCTGAGCTCTCTctgctgttttttcctctctgttttaaTTGCAAAGATTTGGGtttaaagcttttcttttatCCCACTGCAATCAgcatttttgtgttttgtttgtctAACAGATGgtgatgatgaagatgatgatgatgaagattGTTGTGCTGAaatggtaattgttttttctttaagtaTGTATTTCCAGTTTTGAAGGGAAACCTCACCCTGCTCTGGGGAAATCCAGGCAGTTGCCTTGGCTTTGTGCTCAGTAAAACCTGGATTGGGGTATTCCTGCCCAGGATTTGTTATCCAGGCCCAGAGGCCTCCCTGCAAACCCCTCAGCACTGAGGAAGAGCTGAGTTACAGCACTGCTTGTTACAGACctccttttgtcttttttctccCTAAATGCCTTCTCTGCCTCTAGGAAGTGGAAGTGGAAGAAGACAgcagtgatgatgatgatgatgatgttgaAAGCCTGCCCCAGGATCCAGAAACCTGCCTGCAGATGAACCATGTGTACCAGGATGTTATCAAGGAAAAGATTGAGGAGGTGGAGCTGCTCATTGCACAGAacagggcacagcaggtgagcacagcagcagggaaatgctcATTCCTGTGCTTTTCTGGGTTCCCAtttgccttccttccttcccctcaaGCCCAGGGCTGAGGTGGTTTATTTAACTGATGATTCCATGCTTTCTTACAATAAAAAAGGTTATTTTACATATTATATTTTAGCTTGCTGTGGCaagttattattttattaagcTTATAATCATCTGCACAGTGCTCAGCAAGTTCCAAATGCTGCCTTTGGCTCCTGCAGTGATTTTGAATCTGGTGCTGCAGGTTTGAGCCCTGCCTGGGGTGTTTGTGAGGGCTCAGCTCTCTGAAATCAGCACTTTGGGAGAGACACTGATGCTGTTCAATTCATTCTTGTGTTGCAGAAAGAAATCATGAATGAGCGTGATGGTTCAAAAACAACCAAGGCAGGAGATGGCAGAAATCTCCCAGCAAATGTGTTTTTGGGTCATTTTATGAAGCCATACTTTAAGGATAAAATAACAGGAATTGTAAGTAAATCAAAGCAGCTTGCAGACTGGTGTGTGTTCAGTGATTCCAGTTCAGGTTGTACTGGAATGTGTTTGAACTGTTCTCATTTCAGGTGTGGAACTGACTGTCACTCCTCAGCCTGAAACCTTTCCCCTCTCACTTGTCACTCTCCCTCTTTTGGAAATGTTTGTTCAGCCCTGGGAGGTCTGAGGAGTGGAATTGTTATTTGGTTTAACTTAACTTTAATTGTCTTCATTTCCATGACCCAATTCCATGCTGCTCTTTAAAGCCCTCACTGAAATCTGATCTGATTGTCTGTGAAACTGAGTTTTCTCAGTTCCTgagattttctgtattttttaatattttctggaACAATCAGTAGTacattttcatgtgtttttaaAAGGCCATCAGCAAAAGGAGGCTTTTTGTGGTAGCCAAGATGTCAGCTATCATCATCCATATAATAATATATTCAAGCAATTACTGGTAATATTTCTGTTTAACTAAATGAAACCTGTGAGCTCTTGCTAACAAAAGTAGCTAAGCAGTGGGAGTGTGACAGTTTGCACAAGTTTCCAGTTATTGTAGTAGCAGTTCATGCTGGAGTTTTAAGAAGAAACAGTCATTTTGTGACTCTGAGTGTATCTAACCCTGCTAATCCTCCTCAGGGCCCTCCTCCCAATGAAGAGGCCAAGGAAAAGGCAGCTCAGGGCATCAAATCCTTTGAACAGCTGCATTCATCCAAGTGTAAGTAAGTCTGGCTGCTGTTCAGTGCTCTAGAAGAGCTGtaatatgtttatatttatataacaaATTTATATATTCGTATTGTTTGTGTGTTCCTGTTTGCAGTTAAACATCAGCACCTCTGCCTGACTCACAAAAAGTTGTTAGAAGGGAGTGGGGTGCTCTGTAAATAATTTCAGTGAGTCATTAATGACTCCTTTTCCATTTGTTGTGCTGATCAGCTCCTGTGAGCACTCCTAAAGCaaggaaggggctgcagggtgcCCAGATGAGGGCAGTTCAGGGGacacctgcagctcctgatGCTCACAGGGTGATTCCTTTCTTGGGGTCCCTTGGGGGGGTCCCAGTAACACCAAGCcagaggctgtgcccagccctggtcTGGCACCACGTGGATGATTTGTGCAGGGAGCtctcactgcagagctgcaggaattccctggaGCACTGGCTGTCTCCT includes the following:
- the ENTR1 gene encoding endosome-associated-trafficking regulator 1 produces the protein MAAAILPPPGAWGQGAGPREGGGAAGGRGCGARALIGPLRVGGPAPPRPQAMAAPALPVAEPLPGAPAEPNPFSFREFVRSKARGGDGAGADTQAAWAVPPLPAVPAESGDEQEDEEEEEEWSESYRPLAVEQEHLGSAGAAPAPGRVPPGQPSYEQLKEENAILRNKIKKLQILSETQADKMRKLEKKLEENKIKEEKEAQDLEAMVQHVEQNLQLMTKRAAKAENSAAKLRQENAQLQAELRNSRLEQEELRAGLAAAKQNAEAALQQLLRVTASSRASIRQLLSGAESLQLVADLLKSIDRISEVSEDGH